The Chryseobacterium sp. 52 genome includes a region encoding these proteins:
- a CDS encoding sigma 54-interacting transcriptional regulator, whose product MKNDITFKELKNSGYTDKTINEEIQANLIARIKAKEPVFEGLLGYEDTVVPQLKKAILAGHHINLLGLRGQAKTRIARSMVNLLDEYMPIVKGSEINDSPFQPISKFARDLIAEHGDETPISWVHRSSRFFEKLATPDVNVADLIGDIDPIKAATLKLPYSDERVLHYGMIPRANRSIFVLNELPDLQARIQVSLFNILQEGDIQIRGFQLRMPLDIQFVFTANPEDYTNRGSIVTPLKDRIGSQIFTHYPKTIALARQITEQEAMISPEDQSQIHIPNLAKDLLEEVAFAARDSEYVDAKSGVSARLTISAMENLVAAAKLRLIESDAEKTTVRLLDFMSIIPSITGKIELVYEGEQEGADYVAKILIDKAVMIQFESIFPRISKLEKESIKTTYTDLIKWFSKNHLELNYNDTDGEFYHKLNSIAPLVAVVEENASELSTEDQNFCKELVLWALTISKKLDKSENQTAYTFDSAGIGEFLRN is encoded by the coding sequence ATGAAAAACGATATTACATTCAAAGAATTAAAAAATTCCGGTTATACTGATAAAACGATTAATGAGGAGATTCAGGCTAATTTAATTGCAAGAATTAAAGCTAAAGAACCTGTTTTTGAAGGACTTTTGGGCTATGAAGACACGGTAGTTCCGCAATTGAAAAAGGCTATTCTTGCCGGACACCATATCAATCTACTGGGTTTACGCGGGCAGGCCAAAACAAGGATTGCCAGAAGTATGGTGAACCTTCTTGATGAATATATGCCTATTGTAAAAGGGTCTGAGATTAATGACAGTCCGTTTCAGCCTATTTCAAAATTTGCCAGAGATCTTATTGCTGAACATGGTGATGAAACTCCCATTTCGTGGGTACACCGTTCCAGCCGTTTTTTTGAAAAACTGGCCACGCCGGATGTGAATGTTGCTGATTTAATCGGGGATATAGATCCTATCAAAGCGGCGACCTTAAAATTACCTTACTCTGATGAGCGTGTTCTGCATTACGGCATGATTCCCCGTGCGAACCGTTCTATATTTGTTCTGAATGAATTGCCCGATTTACAGGCACGTATTCAGGTTTCATTGTTTAACATTTTACAGGAAGGGGATATTCAGATCCGTGGATTTCAACTGCGTATGCCTCTTGATATTCAGTTTGTCTTTACGGCCAATCCGGAAGATTATACCAATCGGGGAAGTATTGTAACGCCTTTGAAAGACAGAATCGGGTCCCAGATTTTTACCCATTACCCAAAAACCATTGCTCTTGCCCGACAGATTACGGAACAGGAAGCGATGATCTCCCCTGAAGATCAGTCACAGATCCATATTCCAAACCTGGCGAAAGATCTTTTGGAAGAAGTTGCCTTTGCCGCACGTGACAGTGAGTATGTCGATGCAAAAAGCGGGGTAAGTGCACGTCTTACGATCAGTGCTATGGAAAATTTAGTGGCTGCAGCAAAACTACGTCTGATAGAATCCGATGCTGAAAAAACAACGGTTCGTCTGCTGGATTTTATGTCGATTATACCGTCTATCACGGGGAAAATTGAATTGGTGTATGAAGGTGAGCAGGAAGGTGCAGATTATGTTGCAAAAATATTAATTGACAAAGCTGTGATGATACAGTTTGAAAGCATATTCCCACGCATATCCAAACTGGAAAAGGAAAGTATAAAAACAACGTACACAGATTTAATCAAATGGTTCAGCAAAAACCACCTGGAACTTAATTACAACGATACAGATGGAGAATTCTATCATAAACTCAACAGTATTGCTCCTTTGGTGGCAGTTGTTGAGGAAAATGCTTCTGAATTAAGCACGGAAGATCAAAACTTCTGTAAAGAATTAGTGTTGTGGGCATTAACGATCAGTAAAAAACTGGATAAATCTGAAAATCAAACGGCTTACACTTTTGATTCTGCAGGTATTGGAGAGTTTTTACGCAACTAG
- a CDS encoding nuclear transport factor 2 family protein yields the protein MNNKALLEKANSAISQGDYEGFLIFCTDDTKWTFVGDQILQGKEEVRQYMAKTYLEPPKFIVEKFIAEDDFVTAVGIISMKNEEGKTVDYSYCDVWRFQNGKMAELTGFVIEIKR from the coding sequence ATGAATAACAAAGCATTACTAGAGAAAGCAAATTCAGCGATTAGCCAGGGAGATTACGAGGGATTCCTGATATTCTGTACCGATGATACAAAATGGACATTTGTAGGAGACCAGATTCTGCAGGGAAAAGAGGAAGTTCGGCAATATATGGCAAAAACGTATCTGGAACCTCCAAAATTTATAGTCGAAAAATTCATCGCTGAAGATGATTTTGTAACAGCTGTTGGCATCATAAGTATGAAAAACGAAGAGGGAAAAACCGTTGATTATTCATATTGTGATGTCTGGCGGTTTCAGAATGGAAAAATGGCTGAGCTCACAGGTTTTGTGATTGAGATCAAAAGATAA